The Symmachiella macrocystis genome includes the window AATCAATGCACAAGCCAGACAGTTTAGATAATCAAAAATAGTCAAAATACTACCTTTGTCATTATGGCTCAGTGCGACAGTTTCTTGGCTCGACGACTAATGATCGGAACCGTAGACGTTTGGGTATCTAAGCTTACAATTCTGTCGCGGTTTCTGAATTCGGAGACCCGAAGTTCTCGACCATTCGAGAGGATTTTCGTGCCCTTGAGCACTACAATCCCTACTCTGCTCTCAAGAGGACCTCCCAGGAGCCTCTGGCGTTTTTCGGAGTCCTATTGAAGCCACTACAAAGATTTCGATTGGCGATTGGTTCACTGGTTTGTCCTCTGTAACTAGAGAGACCGACTGTGCCAGTGAAAACGTAGCTGCCAGATGTGCGCCCTTAAAAAACAAAGCTCGCAGAATCAGTATTTGTTTCGTGCAGGTGTTTCGACCTGTTGGACCAAGAAGTGCCAAGTCTGTTCAGTTTGTGCGAAAGTCAGAGCATTTCCTGATTCGAGAGAGCCCGCGTTTTAGACCTCATTTGTGCATTCACTGCCTATCAGAGAGTGGCTGATTGCGAAAAGTTGCGGATTACAAGAAATTTGACGATTAGGGTGAAATTTCTAGAGAATCTGGAATTTTGAGAAAATCAGATTGTGAGGACCGATCAATAGACAGATGGCCATTGGGGAATTACCTCGTGAGATCCACTGCATTCTCACTTCGCACGTATAACCTTTGCAAAATCTCCGAAATCCAGAGTCTTGGAGACAGTCGGCGATACTTTGACTTAGGGTTTGACGCAAATCGGGATGAATCATGAAGAAAATTGTGGCTTATCTGCTTCTCGCTGTGGCAGTTCAACTGCTGGTCCCTGGTCGCGCCCAATCTAATGGTGTGGTCCGAGACAGCATTGGTGCAACAAGTTCAGGGCGCGGTGGGACAAATCTCGCACATCATGACAACGGGGCCGTCATTCTGAACAATCCCGCGGCAATGGTGAACGTTAAGGGTTCGGGACTCTCCGAGTTTGGCGTTGATACCGTGATCACGGATCTTGATTATTCCGACCCGGAAAATAACTCAAACGCGGTCAATACAAATGTCCTTCCGGAATTATCGGTGATCCGTAAAAGCCTGGATGGCCGATGGGCCGTGGGATTTGGAGCCTTCGCGCCAGCCGGATATGGTGCGACATGGAAGCTGACGAATCCGGTTTTAGGAACAAATACTTACAAATCGTTTGGCGCGCTGGGTAAAATCATGCCCAGTCTGGCCTACCAGGTGAATGACGATCTCTCCATTGGTGCCTCTTTAGGGGTGGCGGTCAGCCATCTCGAATTCGAAAGCCCATTCTTCTTACAAACCGGCCCGCTGGCCGGAGCACCGACCCAATTCGATTTGCAGGCAACCGGTGCCAGCCTCGCGTGGAACGTCGGCCTGCAGTATAAACTCGATGAGTGGACGACTTTTGGAGCCGGCTTTATTGGCGAGACCCGCATGGATTACGATGGCAATGTTCGCGCTGCTGTGATCGGATTAGGACCGCAGCCGGTCGAAAGCCGCTTCGATGCCGAGGTCGAACTGGCATGGCCACGTTCCGCCGGCGTGGGAGTTGCTCACTGGCTCAATTGTCGGCAACGGATTTCCACAGATCTGATGTGGTACGACTGGTCGCACGCCTATGACCAACTCGACATCAAGTTGCGAAACTCAACGAATCCGATCTTTCCGGCCGTCTTAGGACCTGAAATCACTGAGTCTTTTCCGCTCCGTTGGCGCGACAGTATGTCTGTTCGACTCGGTTATGAATTGTTCAATCCCAACGATTCCGTCTTCCGAGCCGGATACGTTTACAATACACGCAATTTGCCCAGCGCAACGCTCACCCCGCTGATCCCGGCGACCTTGGAACACTCATTTACGATTGGTTACGGGAAGTCATGGAGTGATTGGCAATGGAACTTCGCCTATCAGTTTTCCTTCGGACCGGAAAGGTCGGTCGGCACCAGTGCCTTGGCAGGCGGAGATTTCAGCAACAGCGAGAGCAATTCACAAGCTCACTGGATTTCGCTCAGCCTCATCCGAAGGTTCTAGATTATCCAGCCAATAGTGCACGCCAGCGCATCTGTCCTAGATCGCTCGCGTGCGAGGCTTTGATGCACTCGATGAGCAGCAAGGTAAAGATGATTATGGCTGTTCGCTAAAGTGTCCCATCGAGACCTCGCAGGGTAGCACTACATCGAACGGACAAATTCGGCGATTTTCCACGGATCGGTTTTGGGTACCCCATCGGGCCGGTGGTACGGCGGAAGCCCCTTTTCCTTGAGTAGCCGCTCAACCTCTTCCCAAGCGGCATTCCTTCTCTGTTCTTCTGGAGCTCTGGGGCGCGGGAAGATCCCGTCATCGCCATGCAACAACGCGAGGAAGAACTCGCGGAACGAACCGGCGATGAGCGCTCTCCACGGGTTGAGCCGCTCCCGGTCCCCCCAACAGTCTTGAGGCACGATGTCGTGGTTGAAGACACAGATAGGGTAGTCTCCGTCGGATGTCGCCGATTTGAAATCCATGACGAGCGGGTCACCGCAACCGGAAGCCCATCCGATTTGCATGTAGCCTATTCCCCAGAATTCTGGATGCAGCAACAATTTCAGGCTTTCGTCGAGCCTCTCGTCATGTCTCAAACTGGGCAACGTGTATTCGCCGAAGTCCAGACACGAGGCATGATAACTGAGGAGGAATGCCTTATAGGACAGCGGCAGCAGCGCCGGCAATTGCTGTTCGAAGGTCGTGACATCGGATTCTTTGATTGTGGAGTCGATCAACCTCCAATCGTCGTCATTCCTCATTTCGGTAGACATGCCTGCGCACAA containing:
- a CDS encoding OmpP1/FadL family transporter, translated to MKKIVAYLLLAVAVQLLVPGRAQSNGVVRDSIGATSSGRGGTNLAHHDNGAVILNNPAAMVNVKGSGLSEFGVDTVITDLDYSDPENNSNAVNTNVLPELSVIRKSLDGRWAVGFGAFAPAGYGATWKLTNPVLGTNTYKSFGALGKIMPSLAYQVNDDLSIGASLGVAVSHLEFESPFFLQTGPLAGAPTQFDLQATGASLAWNVGLQYKLDEWTTFGAGFIGETRMDYDGNVRAAVIGLGPQPVESRFDAEVELAWPRSAGVGVAHWLNCRQRISTDLMWYDWSHAYDQLDIKLRNSTNPIFPAVLGPEITESFPLRWRDSMSVRLGYELFNPNDSVFRAGYVYNTRNLPSATLTPLIPATLEHSFTIGYGKSWSDWQWNFAYQFSFGPERSVGTSALAGGDFSNSESNSQAHWISLSLIRRF
- a CDS encoding SMI1/KNR4 family protein; this encodes MPTLAEDIDLTRREMRDWHTSLCAGMSTEMRNDDDWRLIDSTIKESDVTTFEQQLPALLPLSYKAFLLSYHASCLDFGEYTLPSLRHDERLDESLKLLLHPEFWGIGYMQIGWASGCGDPLVMDFKSATSDGDYPICVFNHDIVPQDCWGDRERLNPWRALIAGSFREFFLALLHGDDGIFPRPRAPEEQRRNAAWEEVERLLKEKGLPPYHRPDGVPKTDPWKIAEFVRSM